Sequence from the Takifugu flavidus isolate HTHZ2018 unplaced genomic scaffold, ASM371156v2 ctg368, whole genome shotgun sequence genome:
agccaaccatcagctccctcatcaagaaggcccagcaaaggatgttcttcctacggcagctgaggaagctcaaactgcctcccaggatgttggcgcagttttatacggccatcatcgagtccatcctcacctcctccatcaccgtgtggtttgctggtgccaccgccagggacagactaaggctgcagcgcgtcgtgcgcgctgccgagaaggtgatcggctgcaggcttccatccatccaggacctgtatatctccaggacccggaggcgtgcaggtcggatcacggccgacccttcccaccctggtcatggactgttttcccccccccctcccctcaggcaggagactactgtccattcggaccaaaacctcccgctacacgaacagcttcttcccctctgccatcaggctgctgaacaccaagtgacttatcacttaagcaccatgtacagcagccagtcggactcacgaacatcacattactcctgcattgacctgcactatttcttactatttatatatatactgtacatatgtcttattttatttatcttattctaatgttgtcttttttatgttgaatgtcgcagcgtcacaccaggacaaattcctagcttgtgtaatattgtgtattacatgaacaatggcaataaacctgattctgattctgattggtggatgagggttctatggaagcagcagagaggtgtgtaagactacaactctgcatcctggtct
This genomic interval carries:
- the LOC130520393 gene encoding uncharacterized protein LOC130520393 isoform X1 yields the protein MIVDFRKVTAPLPPLALMDSPITIVDSFHFLGTTITRDLKWEPTISSLIKKAQQRMFFLRQLRKLKLPPRMLAQFYTAIIESILTSSITVWFAGATARDRLRLQRVVRAAEKVIGCRLPSIQDLYISRTRRRAGRITADPSHPGHGLFSPPPPLRQETTVHSDQNLPLHEQLLPLCHQAAEHQVTYHLSTMYSSQSDSRTSHYSCIDLHYFLLFIYILYICLILFILF